A window of Microbispora hainanensis genomic DNA:
GCCTTCCCGCGCCTGCTGCTGGAGGCGCTGCGCGGCGCGCCCGGCACCCCCGCCTTCGAACATGGCGACAGGATCGTCTCCCGGGGCGAGCTGCTGGACCTCATCGGACGCATGGCCGGTGCGATGCGCGAGGCGGGGCTCGGCCCCGGCACGGGCGTCGCGATCCGCACCGGGCTGTCACCGGAGGCGTTCGCCGCCCAGACGGCCGCGCACGTGCTGGGCTGCCGCGTCGTCAGCGTACGGCCCGGGTATACGCCCGGGCAGCTCGCCGACGTCCTCGGCGTGGGCGTTGACGCGGTGATCCTTGATCGATCGACGGCGACGCCGGACCTGCTCCACGCCGCCGGACCGGCCACGGTGCTGTCGCTGGGGCCCGTTCCCGGCGCAGAAGACCTGGTGGCTCATCCCGGCGACGGCCGCTTCCCCGGCGTGACGGCACGCCCGGACGACGTGGCCCTGCTGACCTTCACCAGCGGCAGCACGGGCCGGCCGAAGGGCTGCGTGCTCACCTATCGGGCCATGGCGGCGCACTGGTCCAGTTATCGCGGCTGGTCGTCGATCGCGCCCGGTTTCGCGGAGTCCTTCGAGCGCTACCTGCTCTTCGGCACCCTGTCGAGCCTGGTGGTGCTGGAGTTCCTGGCGCCGTGCCTGCTGTCCGGCGGCACCGCGGTGATCCCCGAGGAGGACGGCCGTCCCCTGTTCCCGTACGCGATCGAGCGGCACCGGATCACCGGCGCGATCGTGACCGTGCCCCGGGTGTGCCAGATGCTCGACCTGCTCCGCGAGGAGCGGGTGGACGTCGGCAGCCTGCGCGCGCTGACGGTCTCGGGGTCGCCCTTCAGCCCGCACCGGCTGCTGGAGGCGCTCGACCGGCTGGGCCCGGTCGTCCATGTCGCGTACGGCGCGACCGAGGCCGGGATCATCTCCCTGCTCACGCCAGGGGAAGGCCGCGACGCGCTCACCTCGGTAGGCCGCCCGCACCCCAGCGTGGAGATCAGCGTGCGCGACGAGGAGGGCCGCCCGGTCGGCACGGGACGCCCCGGCGAGATCCACGTGCGCAGTCCCTTCCTGATGGCGGGCTACTGGAACCTGCCGGAGGAGACCGGCGACGTGCTGCGGGACGGCTGGCTGCGCACCCGCGATCTCGGGCATCTCGACGAGACCGGCCTGCTGCACCTGGCCGGCCGCACCAGAGACGTGATCATGGTGAACGCGATCGTCGTCTACGCCGGTCCCATCGAGAAGGTGCTGGCCGGTCACCCCGACGTGGCCGAGGCGTACGTGACCGGCGCGCCGGACGAGCGGACCGGGGAGGCCGTCCACGCGTTCGTCGTGCCCGCTCCGGGCCGCGCCCCGGACCACGCCGCCCTGACGGAGCTGGTGCGCGCCGAGCTCGGCGCCGACAGCGTGCCCCGGACGATCACGACGGTGTCCTCCGTGCCGGTCGCGCCGAGCGGAAAACCGGACAAGCGTGCCCTGCTGGAGCGGCATCTGTCGTCTGCGCTCTGATCCGTCTCTGAGAATCACCCGCCAACACTGGTGAAACTTCAAGCACCCCAGTGAGGGAGGCGTCAGTGCCGGACAACATCCTGGACTACCTGGTGATCGGTGCCGGACCGGCGGGCCTGCAGATGGGCCACTTCCTGCACCGGGCGGGGCGCAGCTACCGGATTCTCGAGGCGGCGCCCGAGCCCGGCGCGTTCTTCCGGACCTTTCCCCGCCATCGCACGCTCATCTCCGTCAACAAGAAGTACACCGGATGGGACGACCCGGAGCTCAACCTCCGGATGGACTGGAACTCGCTGCTGTCGGACGACCCCCGTCTCCTGTTCACGCACTACAGCGACCGGTATTTCCCCGCCGCCGAGGACCTCCTCCGCTATCTGGAGGACTTCGCCGCCTTCCACGGCCTGCACGTCACGTACGACGCCCGGGTCGCGGAGATCACGCGCCCGGACGCCGCGGGGCCGTTCACGGTGACCGACGAGCACGGCCGGACCTACCGGGCGCGGCGGGTGATCGTCGCGACGGGGGTCACCCGGCCCAACGTCCCGCCCATCCCCGGCATCGAGACGGCCGAGCCGTACGGCACGCACTCGACCGACCCCGCGGACTACACGAACCTGCGGGTGCTGATCATCGGCAAGGGCAACTCGGCCTTCGAGACCGCCGACAACCTCGTCGAGACGGCCGCGGTCATCCACGTGGCCGGGCCGCGCTCGGTGCGCCTGGCCTGGCGGACCCACTTCGTGGGTCACCTGCGCGCGTTCAACGCCAACTTCCTCGACACCTATCAGCTCAAGTTGCAGAACGCCGTGCTGGACGGCGACGTCAGGCGCATCGAGCGCCGGGCCGACGGCTCCTACCTGGTCACGGTGGCCTTCGTCCGGGCCGACGAGGTCACCAAGGACATCCCGTACGACAAGGTGATCGTCTGCACCGGATTCCGGTTCGACGCCGCCATCTTCTCGCCCGAGTGCCGTCCCGAGCTGACGATCGGGGACCGGTTCCCCGCGCTGACCCCGGCGTACGAGTCGGTCAACGTGCCCGGTCTCCACTTCGCCGGCACGCTCACCCAGTCGCTCGACTTCAAGCGCGGCACCAACGCGTTCATCCACGGTTTCCGCTACGGCGTGCGCGCCCTGCACCGCTTGCTGGAGCACCGGAATCACGGCGTCCCCTGGCCGGGCCGCGACCTGCCCGCCGACCCGGACGCCCTCGCGGCGGCCGTGCTCGAACGGGTCAACCGCAGCTCGGCGCTGTGGCAGCAGTTCGGAGTGCTCGCCGACATGATCGTCCCGGACGGGAACGGCGGCATGCGCTACCTGGAGGAGCTGCCGCTCGACCTGCAGGGCCCGCCGCTCGGCGACGCGGGCCACTACGCGATCACCCTGGAGTACGGCCCGCACCATGACAAGATCGACCCCTTCGACATCAGCGTGGGGCGGATCAGGCAGAGCGACGCGGAGCGGGCGGACGAGGGCCACTATCTCCACCCGGTCGTACGCCGCTACAGAGGCGGCGTGGTGGAGGCCGTCCACCACGTGACCGAGAACCTGGAGAACGACTGGACCTCGGAAGAGGTGCACCTGCGCCCGCTCCGGGACTTCTTCCAGCGTCAGAGCCTCCCTGTTTCGGTGTGACGGCCGTGCTGGCGACGATCCGGGACTTCGAGGCGGCGGCCCGCGCCCGGCTGGACCCCGCCCACTACGACTATTTCGCCGGTGGGGCCGGCGACGAGGTCACGGTGAAGGCCAACGAGGCGGCGTTCGCCCGGCTCGGGCTGCTGCCGCGTGTCCTGCGCGGCGCGGGAACCCCGCAGATCGGGGTCACCCTGCTGGGCAGCCGCATGGCCATGCCGGTGCTGGTGGCGCCGACCGCGTTCCACCGGCTCGCCGACCCGGAGGGGGAGAAGGCCACGGCCCGCGCGGTGGCCGCCGCGGAGACCATCATGATCGTGAGCATGGCCGCCACGGTCGCGGTCGAGGACGTCGCGGCGGCGGCGCCGGGCGCCACCCTGTGGTTCCAGCTCTACGTGCAGCCCGACATGGCGTTCACCGAGGCGATCGTCCGGCGTGCCGAGAAGGCCGGCTGCGCGGCGCTGGTCGTCACCGTGGACTCGCCTGCCCGGGGACGCCGGGACCAGGACGTACGCAACGGCTTCGACGACCTGCCCGAGGGCATGCACTGCGAGAACCTGCGCGACGGCGACGGCGACCACGACGCTGACGGTGACGGCGACCGGGGCCCGGTGCGGCCGATCGTCATGTCACCGGCGATCTCCTGGGAGCATGTCGATCTGCTGCGGCGGATGACCCGGCTGCCGATCGTGCTCAAGGGCGTCACGCATCCCGCCGACGCGCGCCTCGCCCTCGACCACGGCGTCTCGGCGCTGTACGTCTCCAATCACGGCGGACGGCAGCTCGACACCGTTCCCGCCACCGTCGATCTGCTGCCGGAGATCGTGGCCGCCGTCGGCGGGGCCGTCCCGGTGCTGGTGGACGGCGGGATCCGGCGCGGCACCGACGTGGTCAAGGCGCTGGCGCTGGGCGCGTCCGCCGTCGCGGTCGGCCGTCCGGTGATCTGGGGCCTGGCGGCGGGCGGCGAGTGCGGCGTGGCCCGCGTGCTCGAAATGCTGCGGGACGAGGTCGAGCACGCGCTCACCCTGTGCGGCCTCGCCTCGGTCCGTGACCTCGAACCGGGATTGGTGCGGCGATGCTGACGGCGGTGTGGGCGGCCGCGGCCGTCGTGGTCGTGATCAGCCTGCCCCGGTGGCTGCCCGGGCGGGTCGTCGCGCTGCGCGGCTGGGTGTTCACGAGGATCAACGGCGAGGAGAGCATCACGGTGCCCGGCGACCTCGTCGGCGTCGACCGGTTCAGGGAGGTCTACTCCCATCCGGCCGCCTCCGGCCGGAGCGAGGGCGCCGCCCTGTCGGACCTGTTCTGGTATTGGCTGTCGCCGGGGCCCGAGATGCACCAGGAGCACCTGGAGGCCGGGGAGCGGTACGACGCCGTCGCCCTCGCCACGCGCCGCATCCTGTCCGTGCCGCGGGCGCGGGTGGAGGAGCTGACCCGATCGTGCGTCGTACGGGCACTGGAGGGCGGGCGCGGGGACAGACGTCGGGTGGTCCGGCTGCGCGACCTGATGATGCCGGTCTGGGCGGAGTTCTCCTACGAGCTCGTCTTCGGCGAGCCGTGCCCGCCGCATGCCCGTGATCTCATCGTCGGCAACGCGGACGACGTCGTGACCGCGCTCAAGTGCTGCGGCCTGCGGCACATGGACCGGCGCGACCGGCTGACCGCCTATCTCGTCGAGTCGCTGCCCCGCGTGAAACACGAGCTGCCCGCGGGCCTGACCACCCGGGAGTGCGCGCTGTATCTCCAGGGCGCCTTCTTCAACACGGCCGTCGTGCAGATGTCGGAGGCCACGGCCCATGTGCTGATGGCGCTCGCCCGGCACCCGGACGTACAGGCCAGGGCGCGGGCCGGAGACGACCGCTACCTCGACCAGGTGATCGCGGAGACGCTGCGGCTCTATCCGCTCTTCGGCATCGCCCACCGGATCACCACAGGCGACATCCCCCTCGGCGAGGACGTCGTCATCCCGGCCGGTTCGGTGCTGTGCTTCGACTACCCCGCCTTCCACCGCGCGGGCTTCCCCGACCCCGGGCGTTTCGATCCCGGCCGCTTCGCCCCCGGGCACGCCCCGGTCAGGGAGCTCAACCACATCCCGTTCGGCATGCCGGCGAACCGTCCCTGCCCGGCGTGGCGGCTCGCGCCGCTCGCCCTGCGGGTCGCGGTCCGGGAGATCCTGCGGGCGTACGAGCTCGACTCCACCGCCGCGCACACCCGGTCGCTGCCCAACCGGGGACCGTGCCTGCTCACCCCCCTGGATCCAGCAGGCTCGGCGGCGGCGCGGCACGGGCCGGGACGCCGCCTGACGCTGCTGTACATGCGGCTCAAGGACGGCTGGGAGGACGTCTGGCGCAGCCTGGTCCAGCTCGTCCTCGGCACGTACATGGTGTGGGACGCGCGGCGGCTGCGGCTGTGCGAGCGCCACTTCTCCGGCCACGCCCGTCCCGAGGGCACGTAGACGACCCGCCGATCTCCGGCTCCGGTCAAGATCTCAGGCCCCGCCGGATCTCCGGCTCCGGCCCGCCGATTTCAGGCCCCGAACGAGTCACAGGTTCCGAACGAGTCACAGGTTCCGACCACGAGCGGAGGCACTTGCCATGCCCGTTCCGGCCCTTCTCTCCGTTTCCGCCCCTGATTCTCCCCCCGCCCTCGCCGCCCTTGCCGAGCAGGCCCAAGCGGTCGATCCCAACCTGGAGCTGGTCCTCAGGGTGCTGCCTGCCCTGGCCGTCATCCTGCTGACCGCCGCGGTGTGCGGCCGGCTGGCCAACATGGTGCTGCAGCCGCGTGTCGTCGGCGAGATGGTCGCCGGCGTCCTGCTCGGGCCGACGCTGCTCGGCGCGGTGTTTCCCGACGCGCAGGAGGCACTGTTCCCCGACGAGGTCAGGCCGGTCCTGTACGTGCTCAGCACCCTCGGCCTGACGTTGTACATGTTCCTGGTCGGGGCGGGGATCGACCACGACGCCCGGGAGCCGGGCGAGCTGCGCAAGGCGGGCGTGCTCGCGGCGGCGGGCATCCTCTCTCCGGTGGTGCTCGGCGGCGCCGCCGGTCTCGCCCTGTGGGACAGCCTCTCCCGCCCGGACGTCGGCCGGATCGAGTTCGCCCTGTTCCTCGGGGGAGCGCTGTCGCTGACCGCGTTCCCCATGCTCGCCAGGATCCTGTACGAGCGCGGGCTGCAGAACTCCCGTATCGGCCGGGTCGCCCTGCTGGCCGCCTCGATCGACGACGCCGCGGCGTGGTGCCTGCTCGCGGCGCTGTCGGCGGTGCACCTGGGCGGCGGCACCGGTGACACGCTGCGCACCATCGCCCTGGCGGCGCTGTTCGCGGTGGTGATGCTCGGGGTGGTGGCCCCGCTGCTGCGCCCCCTCGGCCGCCGCGTCGCGCGGACCGGGAGCCTCAGCGCCGGAGCCGTGTACGTGATCGTGCTGGTGCCGCTCACGGCCGGATGGATCACCGACGCGATCGGCGTCTACTCGGTCTTCGGCGGCTTCATCGCCGGGTTGTCGATGCCGCGCGATCCGGCGTTCCGCGCCGTTCTGCACGGCCGGATGATGGACGTCGTATCGACCCTGCTGCTGCCCGTCTTCTTCGCGTTCTCGGGGCTGAACACCCATCTCGGCGGCATCGCCGGAAGCTCCGCGCTCCTGACGTTCGCGCTTATTCTGGCCCTGGCCTTCTCCGGGAAGTATTTCGGCTGTTCGCTGGCGACGCGGGCGTTGGGATTCGGCTGGCGTGAATCCTGGGCCATGGGCGCGATGATGAACGCCCGCGGACTGATGATCCTCATCTTCATCAACATCGGCCTGGCACAGGGCATGATCACGCAGGAGCTCTTCGCCATGCTCGTCCTCGTGGCGGTGCTCACCACCGCGGGGGCCATGCCCCTGTACAAGCTCGCGCTGCCGGAGCGCCACGAGCGGGCAGGCGCGGCGACCACGGGGAGCGCGACCCCGGTGGGCGCGGCGGCCGGCGAAACCGGTTTCAACTAATTTCATGTGTGAATTCGGACATTCGCAGAACACGGAGGGAGGTTTCCGGGGAAGGCGTTCCGAAGTCTGGAAATTTCCCAATTGTGGTGCCACGGTGGTCCGGTGGCACGGATATCGGGGACATCCGAACCGCGCTCCATGCGCCTGCTGCTCGTGGAGGACGACCGCGAGCTGGGAGACATGCTGGTCGAGGTGTTCGCCGACCAGGGCTACACGGTCGACCTGGCGCTGGAGGGCCAGCGGGGCCTGCATCTGGCGCTGAGCCGCGGCTACGACGTGATGATCATCGACCGTGGGCTGCCAGTGGTCGACGGGCTCGATCTGCTGCGGCGGCTGCGCAAGCAGGCCGTCACCGCTCCGGTGCTGATGCTCACCGCCTTCGGCGCCCTCGCCGACCGGGTCACCGGACTCGACGCGGGCGCCGAAGACTATCTGGTCAAGCCGTTCGAGATCGAGGAGCTGCTGGCCAGGGTGCGCGCCCTGCACCGCAGAAACCTGGACCAGGCCGCGCTGCTGCCGCTCGGCGACGGCTGGCTCGACTCCGCGTCCTGCACCGTACGGCTGCCGTCCGGCGAGCAGGTGCCGCTGTCCGGCCGGGAGTGCCGGCTGCTCCACGCGCTGGCGGCCCGCCCCCGGCAGGTGCACACGCGTACGTCGCTGCGGCAGCGGATCTTCGACGGCGCCAGGACCGAGGCCATCGTGGACACCTACGTCTACTACCTGCGCGCCAAACTGGGGCACAACGTCGTCCGTACGGTGCGGGGCGTGGGGTATCGCCTGGGTGAGCTGTGACGGCCCTGCGGTCCTACGACCCCGAGCGGCGCCTGCTGACCCGGACACGCCGCCGGATCACCGCGCAGGTGGCGGCCGTGTTCTCGCTGGCGATCGCCCTCCTGGGCACGCTGGTCTACTGCGTGGTGGTGGACGAGCAGGACGCCACCGCCCGGCGTGATCTGGCCGTGGCCGCGATGTCGGCCCCGATGGACCACCCGCCGCCCTGCGTATGGCTGTTCGAGCTCCGGGCGGGCACCCTGCGGAGCACCCCGGGGGCGCCGGAGAACCTGCCGGTGCGCGAGGAGCTCGACCGGGTCGCCGCCGACGGCCGCACCCGGGTCGAGGTCGCGGAGATCGGCGGCGCGACCTACCTGGTCCGTACGCAGTGGCGCGGCGACGCGCTGCAGCAGGCGGTGATGGACCTGTACTACCCCGTCACCGAGCGGGAGCGGCTGCTGCGCACGCTCTGCGCGGCCGAGATCGCGGCTCTGCTGGCGGCGTTGCTGATCGGCCAGGTCCTCGCCCGCCGGGCGATCGCGCCGCTGGGCGAGGCACTCGACCGGCAGCGCCGGTTCACCGCCGACGTCAGTCACGAGCTGCGCAGCCCGCTGGCCCGGCTGCACGTCCGCGCGCAGCTCGCCGCCCGGCGCCTGCGGCGCGAGCCCGATCCCGATCTCGTCGCAGGCGACGTCGACCGGCTGGTCACCGGCATCGGGCAACTCGGCGAGGTGATCGACGACCTGTTGCTGTCGGCCCAGCTCAGGCAGCGCCGCCGGCCGTTCGAGCCGGTGGACCTGGGCGCGCTGGCCGAGGAGTCGGCCGACGCCGAGGCGGCCCGCGCCGGGCAGCGCGGGGTGACGATCGACGTGCGGCGGGGTCCGGGTGACCATGTCGTGCGCGGAGCGCCGTCCGCGCTGCGCCGGGTGATCTCCGCGCTCCTCGACAACGCGCTCCGCCACACCTCGGCGGGCGGCCACATCAAGGTGACCGTGTCTTCGGAGGAACAGACCGTACGGCTCAGCGTCCGGGACGACGGCGTGGGTCTGGACCCGCGTGACGGCGAGCGCCTGTTCGGCAGGCATGCCGGATTGCCCCACGCCGGAGGTCTCGGCATCGGCCTGGCCCTCGTGAGCGAGGTGATGGACGCCCACGGCGGCACGATCGAGGTGGACGGGCGGCCG
This region includes:
- a CDS encoding class I adenylate-forming enzyme family protein → MNDPVIHATHPERAEPRIAPPTAPHTLPHTAPPTAPHTAPPTAPQALPHTAPDAGPRTASLAAPDAGPRAASLAAPDAVPDAVPDAVPPDSGGPYEQAADAFPRLLLEALRGAPGTPAFEHGDRIVSRGELLDLIGRMAGAMREAGLGPGTGVAIRTGLSPEAFAAQTAAHVLGCRVVSVRPGYTPGQLADVLGVGVDAVILDRSTATPDLLHAAGPATVLSLGPVPGAEDLVAHPGDGRFPGVTARPDDVALLTFTSGSTGRPKGCVLTYRAMAAHWSSYRGWSSIAPGFAESFERYLLFGTLSSLVVLEFLAPCLLSGGTAVIPEEDGRPLFPYAIERHRITGAIVTVPRVCQMLDLLREERVDVGSLRALTVSGSPFSPHRLLEALDRLGPVVHVAYGATEAGIISLLTPGEGRDALTSVGRPHPSVEISVRDEEGRPVGTGRPGEIHVRSPFLMAGYWNLPEETGDVLRDGWLRTRDLGHLDETGLLHLAGRTRDVIMVNAIVVYAGPIEKVLAGHPDVAEAYVTGAPDERTGEAVHAFVVPAPGRAPDHAALTELVRAELGADSVPRTITTVSSVPVAPSGKPDKRALLERHLSSAL
- a CDS encoding NAD(P)-binding domain-containing protein; the protein is MPDNILDYLVIGAGPAGLQMGHFLHRAGRSYRILEAAPEPGAFFRTFPRHRTLISVNKKYTGWDDPELNLRMDWNSLLSDDPRLLFTHYSDRYFPAAEDLLRYLEDFAAFHGLHVTYDARVAEITRPDAAGPFTVTDEHGRTYRARRVIVATGVTRPNVPPIPGIETAEPYGTHSTDPADYTNLRVLIIGKGNSAFETADNLVETAAVIHVAGPRSVRLAWRTHFVGHLRAFNANFLDTYQLKLQNAVLDGDVRRIERRADGSYLVTVAFVRADEVTKDIPYDKVIVCTGFRFDAAIFSPECRPELTIGDRFPALTPAYESVNVPGLHFAGTLTQSLDFKRGTNAFIHGFRYGVRALHRLLEHRNHGVPWPGRDLPADPDALAAAVLERVNRSSALWQQFGVLADMIVPDGNGGMRYLEELPLDLQGPPLGDAGHYAITLEYGPHHDKIDPFDISVGRIRQSDAERADEGHYLHPVVRRYRGGVVEAVHHVTENLENDWTSEEVHLRPLRDFFQRQSLPVSV
- a CDS encoding alpha-hydroxy acid oxidase produces the protein MTAVLATIRDFEAAARARLDPAHYDYFAGGAGDEVTVKANEAAFARLGLLPRVLRGAGTPQIGVTLLGSRMAMPVLVAPTAFHRLADPEGEKATARAVAAAETIMIVSMAATVAVEDVAAAAPGATLWFQLYVQPDMAFTEAIVRRAEKAGCAALVVTVDSPARGRRDQDVRNGFDDLPEGMHCENLRDGDGDHDADGDGDRGPVRPIVMSPAISWEHVDLLRRMTRLPIVLKGVTHPADARLALDHGVSALYVSNHGGRQLDTVPATVDLLPEIVAAVGGAVPVLVDGGIRRGTDVVKALALGASAVAVGRPVIWGLAAGGECGVARVLEMLRDEVEHALTLCGLASVRDLEPGLVRRC
- a CDS encoding cytochrome P450: MLTAVWAAAAVVVVISLPRWLPGRVVALRGWVFTRINGEESITVPGDLVGVDRFREVYSHPAASGRSEGAALSDLFWYWLSPGPEMHQEHLEAGERYDAVALATRRILSVPRARVEELTRSCVVRALEGGRGDRRRVVRLRDLMMPVWAEFSYELVFGEPCPPHARDLIVGNADDVVTALKCCGLRHMDRRDRLTAYLVESLPRVKHELPAGLTTRECALYLQGAFFNTAVVQMSEATAHVLMALARHPDVQARARAGDDRYLDQVIAETLRLYPLFGIAHRITTGDIPLGEDVVIPAGSVLCFDYPAFHRAGFPDPGRFDPGRFAPGHAPVRELNHIPFGMPANRPCPAWRLAPLALRVAVREILRAYELDSTAAHTRSLPNRGPCLLTPLDPAGSAAARHGPGRRLTLLYMRLKDGWEDVWRSLVQLVLGTYMVWDARRLRLCERHFSGHARPEGT
- a CDS encoding cation:proton antiporter → MPVPALLSVSAPDSPPALAALAEQAQAVDPNLELVLRVLPALAVILLTAAVCGRLANMVLQPRVVGEMVAGVLLGPTLLGAVFPDAQEALFPDEVRPVLYVLSTLGLTLYMFLVGAGIDHDAREPGELRKAGVLAAAGILSPVVLGGAAGLALWDSLSRPDVGRIEFALFLGGALSLTAFPMLARILYERGLQNSRIGRVALLAASIDDAAAWCLLAALSAVHLGGGTGDTLRTIALAALFAVVMLGVVAPLLRPLGRRVARTGSLSAGAVYVIVLVPLTAGWITDAIGVYSVFGGFIAGLSMPRDPAFRAVLHGRMMDVVSTLLLPVFFAFSGLNTHLGGIAGSSALLTFALILALAFSGKYFGCSLATRALGFGWRESWAMGAMMNARGLMILIFINIGLAQGMITQELFAMLVLVAVLTTAGAMPLYKLALPERHERAGAATTGSATPVGAAAGETGFN
- a CDS encoding response regulator transcription factor — translated: MRLLLVEDDRELGDMLVEVFADQGYTVDLALEGQRGLHLALSRGYDVMIIDRGLPVVDGLDLLRRLRKQAVTAPVLMLTAFGALADRVTGLDAGAEDYLVKPFEIEELLARVRALHRRNLDQAALLPLGDGWLDSASCTVRLPSGEQVPLSGRECRLLHALAARPRQVHTRTSLRQRIFDGARTEAIVDTYVYYLRAKLGHNVVRTVRGVGYRLGEL
- a CDS encoding sensor histidine kinase; this translates as MTALRSYDPERRLLTRTRRRITAQVAAVFSLAIALLGTLVYCVVVDEQDATARRDLAVAAMSAPMDHPPPCVWLFELRAGTLRSTPGAPENLPVREELDRVAADGRTRVEVAEIGGATYLVRTQWRGDALQQAVMDLYYPVTERERLLRTLCAAEIAALLAALLIGQVLARRAIAPLGEALDRQRRFTADVSHELRSPLARLHVRAQLAARRLRREPDPDLVAGDVDRLVTGIGQLGEVIDDLLLSAQLRQRRRPFEPVDLGALAEESADAEAARAGQRGVTIDVRRGPGDHVVRGAPSALRRVISALLDNALRHTSAGGHIKVTVSSEEQTVRLSVRDDGVGLDPRDGERLFGRHAGLPHAGGLGIGLALVSEVMDAHGGTIEVDGRPGAGAAFTIRLPRAAPDPAPRLARVLLPQQAHGETNRTPEATTSGHGDASL